From a single Porites lutea chromosome 10, jaPorLute2.1, whole genome shotgun sequence genomic region:
- the LOC140949515 gene encoding uncharacterized protein, which produces MQNQTAESEVLPKLEHLSTFEDEKGNLELKDVRSSAESDDPQEQKEEGIAESENETSLPTSEENQQQGDEKYTRPSGEGRQNPTGEERLSRASSSRTARQTASRTCVII; this is translated from the exons ATGCAAAACCAGACCGCCGAGTCTGAAGTCTTGCCTAAGTTAGAACATTTGTCCACTTTTGAG GACGAGAAAGGGAACCTCGAACTTAAAGATGTAAGATCGTCCGCCGAATCCGACGACCCTCAAGAACAG AAAGAGGAAGGAATCGCCGAATCTGAAAATGAAACGTCATTACCAACATCAGAAGAAAATCAGCAGCAG GGTGACGAAAAGTACACCAGACCTTCAGGGGAAGGCCGTCAGAATCCCACAGGAGAAGAGAGACTGTCCCGTGCATCATCTTCTAGAACAGCGCGCCAAACAGCATCTCGAACTTGCGTCATCATTTAA
- the LOC140949514 gene encoding death domain-containing ATP nucleosidase-like gives MADVPPSLTLELPKKSDLPNTLKPWNEVHLPIDILLLTVDDCEFLACFAYLRNAFKSYLKNLGYVFFGNMGESRDVPLKVALIKCSEGSSAPDGSLVTVKNAVLELGPKAVFSVGCCGGLNPEVTKLHLGDVVVSSKLLTEAFKTPLGRDILHLVKHANDGWIPPLKSPEDHKVQVCCDGEILSGINPVSAKQQNMSYFTQATAFESGGEGLFAAAHDLKIEWVIVKGISHFADGNNPAENSWESHACIMAASLVSNMLKDSFVFEQWPHYEDPSARKQPSSSAANIEELPDPSARKQRSSSRINKTLWERIFGRRGTRRM, from the exons ATGGCAGATGTTCCACCTTCACTCACCCTAGAACTTCCCAAGAAAAGTGATCTTCCTAACACATTAAAACCTTGGAATGAAGTCCATCTTCCAATTGACATTCTTTTGTTGACAGTGGATGACTGCGAGTTCTTAGCCTGTTTTGCATACCTGAGAAATGCCTTTAAAAGCTACCTCAAGAACCTTGGATATGTGTTCTTTGGGAACATGGGTGAAAGTAGAGATGTGCCCCTAAAAGTTGCTTTGATAAAATGTTCTGAAGGTTCTTCTGCTCCAGATGGCTCGCTGGTCACTGTTAAGAATGCTGTGTTGGAACTGGGACCCAAAGCTGTTTTCTCTGTTGGCTGCTGTGGTGGGTTGAACCCAGAAGTCACCAAGTTACACCTGGGTGATGTGGTCGTATCCTCTAAGCTTTTAACTGAAGCCTTTAAAACCCCACTGGGTAGAGATATCTTACATCTTGTCAAGCATGCAAATGATGGCTGGATTCCTCCATTAAAAAGTCCAGAAGATCATAAAGTTCAGGTCTGCTGTGATGGGGAGATTTTAAGTGGCATAAACCCAGTCAGTGCTAAACAGCAAAACATGTCTTATTTTACTCAAGCTACTGCATTTGAAAGCGGTGGTGAAG GCCTTTTTGCTGCAGCACATGATCTTAAGATTGAATGGGTGATTGTAAAAGGTATTTCTCACTTTGCCGATGGTAACAACCCTGCAGAAAATTCTTGGGAGAGTCATGCATGCATAATGGCAGCTTCTCTTGTGTCCAACATGTTGAAGGATTCATTTGTGTTTGAACAGTGGCCTCATTATGAAG ACCCGTCAGCAAGGAAACAGCCCTCTAGCTCTGCGGCCAATATTGAGGAGTTACCAG ACCCATCAGCAAGGAAACAGCGCTCTAGCTCTAGGAttaacaagacgctgtgggagcgtatatttgggcgtcgaGGTACTAGACGTATGTAA